In Paenibacillus sp. J23TS9, a single genomic region encodes these proteins:
- a CDS encoding GNAT family N-acetyltransferase has protein sequence MSLQVRPYCTELEDTVKNLSHKAWILFKYNKDYDHQRMRCVFNEDGHLISVGYLRHGIADDHDIFEIEMPTNELALNRMNELRKALYPIFINMCQKLRNPNKKSKLVAWKDFYGDREFYEELGFIPYQTYYYAQRSLEKPMPEVRMPVGVHVNFHPMESKEERIKYTELENQFYQGVVYRSVNMLEWMMGGPELHTISAFEGDELVGSVMCWQTGAVERLFVVPRWRNKGLGKFLITKGFEYHMKNGRNQVETLVNEQDKEAMMLLETMGYTFPVRMELKALDV, from the coding sequence ATGTCATTACAAGTTCGTCCATATTGCACTGAATTAGAGGATACAGTTAAAAACTTAAGTCACAAAGCATGGATACTTTTTAAGTACAATAAAGATTATGATCATCAGAGGATGAGGTGTGTATTTAACGAGGACGGTCATTTAATTAGTGTGGGATACTTACGACATGGAATAGCTGATGATCATGATATATTCGAAATCGAAATGCCCACTAATGAATTAGCTTTAAATCGTATGAATGAGCTGAGAAAGGCTCTTTACCCAATATTCATAAATATGTGTCAAAAGCTCCGAAATCCAAACAAGAAATCAAAGCTGGTTGCGTGGAAAGACTTTTATGGTGACAGAGAGTTTTACGAAGAATTGGGCTTTATCCCTTATCAAACTTATTATTATGCTCAACGTTCACTTGAAAAACCCATGCCTGAAGTCAGAATGCCTGTTGGAGTTCATGTCAATTTTCACCCGATGGAATCCAAAGAGGAAAGAATCAAATATACAGAATTAGAAAATCAATTTTATCAAGGCGTTGTTTACAGAAGTGTAAATATGTTGGAATGGATGATGGGCGGTCCAGAGTTACATACCATTTCTGCATTTGAAGGCGATGAACTTGTTGGCAGTGTTATGTGTTGGCAAACTGGTGCAGTTGAAAGATTATTCGTAGTTCCTCGATGGCGTAATAAAGGACTAGGTAAGTTTCTCATAACGAAGGGTTTTGAATATCACATGAAGAATGGCCGGAACCAAGTTGAGACGCTGGTTAATGAACAGGATAAGGAAGCTATGATGTTGTTAGAGACAATGGGGTATACCTTTCCTGTAAGAATGGAACTCAAGGCGTTGGACGTGTAA
- a CDS encoding CD3324 family protein codes for MKYVNADIIFPEELLKEIQKYIHGSMIYVPTPEGKRKKWGENSGSRKHLRQRNEAIRQQYIDGATIEELSDQFCLSNDSIKKIIYSKI; via the coding sequence ATGAAGTATGTAAACGCCGATATCATTTTTCCAGAAGAACTATTAAAGGAAATACAGAAATATATCCACGGCAGCATGATTTACGTCCCAACTCCTGAAGGGAAACGGAAGAAATGGGGCGAAAATTCAGGTAGTCGAAAACATTTGCGCCAAAGAAACGAAGCAATACGTCAACAATATATCGATGGTGCAACGATAGAAGAACTCTCAGATCAATTCTGTCTTTCCAACGATAGTATTAAAAAGATCATTTATTCAAAAATATAA
- a CDS encoding GNAT family N-acetyltransferase, with the protein MSFNESFQEFPSIETERLLLRELQSDDAEDYYNYFSDHEVTRFWGYDSPKDVKTVASTFARFSNAFKRKERIVWGISSKETEKIIGTCILGDFVRGSMANISYNLSKEHWKKGIMTEAVREIIPFGFKNLGLNRIQAMVMPENNASIRLLEKCNFKKEGLLRAYSFGTLFTDTLIYSLLAEEFN; encoded by the coding sequence ATGAGTTTTAATGAGTCGTTTCAAGAATTTCCTTCTATTGAAACAGAACGTTTATTATTACGGGAGCTTCAATCAGATGATGCAGAAGATTACTATAATTATTTTTCTGACCATGAGGTAACAAGGTTTTGGGGATATGATAGTCCAAAGGATGTAAAAACAGTTGCAAGTACCTTTGCTCGATTTAGCAATGCTTTTAAGAGGAAAGAAAGAATTGTTTGGGGAATCTCTTCCAAGGAAACTGAAAAGATTATCGGAACATGCATATTGGGGGATTTTGTTAGAGGTTCAATGGCAAATATCAGCTACAACTTATCAAAAGAACATTGGAAAAAAGGCATAATGACTGAAGCGGTAAGAGAAATAATTCCATTTGGTTTTAAAAATCTGGGATTGAATCGTATTCAAGCCATGGTAATGCCTGAGAATAACGCGTCAATCCGTTTATTGGAAAAATGTAATTTTAAGAAGGAGGGTCTATTAAGGGCATACTCTTTTGGCACATTATTTACCGATACCCTAATTTATTCTCTTTTAGCTGAAGAGTTTAATTAA
- a CDS encoding GNAT family N-acetyltransferase, whose protein sequence is MSIGNHLNREIFYGISIDHINKGYTTQAAKGLIKYLFENANVEELIAIAQIRNVASNKVMQKCGFEFQNNMEIEHREYNYYKLKRDI, encoded by the coding sequence ATATCAATCGGTAATCATCTCAATAGAGAGATTTTTTATGGGATCTCAATAGATCATATAAACAAGGGTTACACGACTCAAGCGGCAAAAGGGTTAATTAAGTATTTGTTTGAAAATGCCAATGTCGAGGAACTCATCGCAATAGCTCAGATACGTAACGTTGCATCGAATAAAGTGATGCAAAAATGTGGTTTTGAATTTCAAAATAATATGGAGATTGAACATAGGGAATACAATTACTACAAATTGAAAAGGGATATTTGA
- a CDS encoding GNAT family N-acetyltransferase has protein sequence MIRKAFLSDSQEIARLSRQLGYPVNVSQLEERLQYMSNHNDHIVYVMESNHVLSGWIHANVRFLIESPPFVEIAGLVVDIAFRGNGIGKQLVQACEQWAAESGFTKIRVRTNQTRSEAVQFYNRIGFTIKKSQHVLDKEI, from the coding sequence TTGATTAGAAAAGCGTTTCTAAGCGATTCCCAAGAGATCGCTAGGCTTTCAAGGCAATTGGGCTATCCAGTGAATGTCTCCCAACTTGAAGAGAGACTCCAATATATGTCTAACCACAACGACCATATTGTTTATGTGATGGAATCAAACCATGTTTTGTCCGGATGGATTCATGCAAATGTACGATTCTTAATCGAATCGCCACCATTTGTTGAGATTGCTGGACTTGTCGTAGACATTGCCTTTCGAGGAAATGGGATTGGCAAACAATTAGTACAAGCATGTGAGCAATGGGCAGCAGAATCCGGATTCACAAAAATTAGGGTGCGTACCAATCAGACTAGATCAGAAGCCGTCCAATTCTATAATCGAATTGGTTTTACAATTAAAAAATCGCAGCATGTACTCGATAAAGAAATTTAG
- a CDS encoding class I SAM-dependent methyltransferase, which translates to MNSEHFEAARKSEADYHQRFYEDNDVFEDGTWMSEPGPVVMEMLERLLLHKEDLMVLDLGCGVGRNTIPVAERLKGSLSKVKGVDLLEDAADMLKSNAAEFGVDHLVEAEAADVEHFAIAEDAYDYILACSCLEHTSSMAALEDTLTAMRKGTKLGGIHCITMSTDVEEVDRKTGKSTEGLIELNIPQKQAMELLDRSYEEWNVLIKQVVPQSIEEEKDGRHIDFRCNLITFVAQKIQ; encoded by the coding sequence ATGAATAGCGAACATTTTGAAGCGGCAAGAAAGTCAGAAGCCGACTATCATCAGCGCTTTTACGAGGATAATGATGTTTTTGAAGATGGAACCTGGATGTCGGAACCGGGACCGGTAGTCATGGAAATGCTGGAGCGCTTGCTTTTGCATAAGGAGGATTTGATGGTACTGGACCTGGGCTGTGGTGTAGGCCGCAACACGATTCCGGTAGCTGAACGATTGAAAGGTTCTTTAAGCAAGGTAAAAGGAGTGGATCTGCTGGAGGATGCGGCAGACATGTTGAAGAGCAACGCTGCTGAATTCGGTGTTGATCATTTGGTTGAAGCGGAAGCAGCAGATGTGGAGCATTTTGCTATAGCAGAGGATGCTTATGATTATATTCTTGCCTGCTCCTGTCTCGAGCACACTTCATCCATGGCAGCGCTGGAGGATACGTTAACGGCTATGAGAAAAGGTACCAAGCTGGGTGGAATCCACTGTATTACGATGAGCACCGACGTGGAAGAAGTGGACCGGAAGACCGGTAAAAGCACTGAGGGCTTAATCGAACTGAATATTCCGCAAAAGCAAGCCATGGAGCTGCTCGATCGAAGCTATGAGGAGTGGAATGTCCTCATCAAGCAAGTCGTTCCGCAAAGCATAGAAGAGGAAAAGGACGGGCGCCATATTGACTTCAGATGCAATCTGATCACCTTTGTCGCTCAAAAAATACAATAA
- a CDS encoding zinc ribbon domain-containing protein — MSVKICPHCGESNPETAEICGVCGASLKQVRTVQTLKSSTRPDTEDKKIEASSHEYSQPVTRFSILNGYGWLMTMLLIATILYPFVGMIVGGVIAFSEDKDKRETGKFILLVSLIIWAIRVLFIPLLSH, encoded by the coding sequence ATGTCTGTGAAGATATGTCCTCACTGCGGCGAATCCAATCCGGAGACAGCCGAAATCTGCGGAGTATGCGGAGCTTCACTGAAGCAGGTCAGGACGGTTCAGACCTTGAAATCCAGCACGCGTCCGGACACGGAAGATAAAAAAATAGAAGCATCGAGCCACGAGTATTCTCAGCCTGTAACCCGCTTTTCGATCTTAAACGGATACGGCTGGCTTATGACGATGCTGTTGATAGCGACGATTCTGTATCCCTTTGTCGGAATGATCGTCGGTGGGGTTATAGCATTCAGCGAAGATAAGGACAAGCGTGAAACCGGAAAATTCATTCTGCTCGTCAGTTTGATTATTTGGGCGATCCGGGTGCTGTTTATTCCTTTATTGTCCCATTAA
- the fabF gene encoding beta-ketoacyl-ACP synthase II — protein MERVVITGTGLVSPLGNDVSTFWNAMLQGKSGISRIDSWDTSHMKTHMAGVVRDFDADGRFGRKEARRMDRFCHFAMAAAEDAIQNAGLALDQVDKERMGVYVGSGIGGISTLMEQGELLRTRGASRISPLLVPMMISNMAASMISIHTGAQGPTLSPVTACSIGNTAIGEAFRLIRSGGADVIIAGGAEAAITEISMASFGNATALSTWDGDPALASRPFDAGREGFVMAEGAGILVLESLTHARKRGARIYAEVTGYGASSDAYHMVASHPEGRGAYQAMKLALQEAGVEPEQVDVISAHATSTQVGDRSEMVAIKRLFGEDAYRIPVTANKSMLGHMFGAAGGAEAIALVQMIQEGRIPPTINQEVRDPECDLDVVPNVAREKDINIAISNSFGFGGHNAVIVLQKFKQ, from the coding sequence ATGGAGAGAGTTGTGATTACAGGCACGGGGTTGGTCTCGCCGCTGGGCAACGATGTTTCAACCTTTTGGAATGCGATGCTGCAGGGAAAGTCAGGGATCTCACGGATTGATTCCTGGGATACTTCTCATATGAAAACGCATATGGCAGGTGTGGTACGTGATTTTGATGCGGACGGACGTTTCGGCAGAAAAGAGGCCCGGCGCATGGATCGCTTCTGCCATTTTGCAATGGCTGCAGCTGAAGATGCAATTCAGAATGCAGGTCTTGCTCTTGATCAGGTGGACAAAGAAAGAATGGGTGTATATGTCGGCTCCGGCATCGGTGGAATCTCCACATTGATGGAACAAGGAGAGCTGCTGCGCACACGGGGGGCATCCCGGATCAGCCCTCTGCTCGTGCCGATGATGATCTCCAATATGGCTGCTTCGATGATCAGCATCCATACAGGCGCGCAAGGCCCGACTCTTTCGCCGGTAACGGCATGTTCAATCGGCAATACGGCGATCGGGGAAGCGTTCAGGCTCATCCGCTCCGGCGGAGCCGATGTCATTATCGCGGGGGGAGCCGAAGCGGCAATCACGGAAATTTCGATGGCCAGCTTCGGGAATGCTACCGCACTCTCCACTTGGGATGGAGATCCTGCGCTGGCCAGCCGTCCTTTCGATGCAGGCCGTGAAGGTTTTGTAATGGCAGAAGGTGCCGGTATCCTTGTATTGGAGAGCTTGACCCATGCAAGAAAACGTGGAGCCCGTATTTATGCGGAGGTGACCGGATACGGTGCTTCATCCGATGCCTATCATATGGTTGCTTCCCATCCTGAAGGAAGAGGAGCATATCAGGCAATGAAGCTGGCGCTCCAGGAAGCGGGTGTTGAGCCTGAACAGGTGGATGTTATCAGTGCGCATGCGACGAGCACACAGGTTGGTGACCGTTCTGAAATGGTGGCCATCAAGAGGCTGTTTGGAGAAGATGCCTACCGTATCCCGGTAACGGCTAACAAATCAATGCTGGGTCATATGTTTGGAGCTGCCGGCGGAGCGGAAGCCATCGCGCTGGTACAGATGATTCAGGAAGGACGAATTCCTCCAACCATCAACCAGGAGGTGCGTGATCCGGAATGCGATCTGGATGTTGTACCGAACGTAGCCCGGGAGAAAGATATTAACATCGCCATATCCAATTCCTTTGGTTTTGGGGGACATAACGCCGTCATTGTCCTGCAGAAATTTAAGCAGTAG
- a CDS encoding helix-turn-helix transcriptional regulator codes for MNRDTRLQALSTFLTSQRAKIQPESVGLPPGGRRRTPGLRREEVAQLAGVSNTWYTWLEQGRDINVSSSVLDCIASALRLTSDERKYLFSLAMEAPSGAGLIQLEEPQISASLQKIVDELHYCPTIISDRHCQIVGWNQAASHVFLEFDRIPAEQRNMIRLLFTRKEFRRLAVNWEHFVMGFLSIFRSYYGQYVEDAWYEQFLREMEQVDHEFLPLWKHCQVSSAPEVVIEFRHAKMGKMLFDLTSLQVQGSADLRCSIYTPAAGSSTEAKLKQLMSKTADSVN; via the coding sequence ATGAACCGCGATACCCGCTTACAGGCGCTTTCCACTTTTCTCACATCCCAGCGCGCCAAAATCCAACCAGAATCTGTTGGCCTGCCCCCCGGAGGCCGCAGGCGCACACCCGGGCTTCGCAGAGAGGAAGTTGCCCAGCTCGCTGGAGTCAGCAATACTTGGTATACCTGGCTGGAACAAGGAAGGGATATCAATGTATCATCCTCTGTGCTGGATTGTATCGCCTCGGCGCTCCGGCTGACCTCTGATGAAAGGAAGTATTTATTTTCACTCGCCATGGAGGCTCCTTCTGGAGCGGGACTGATTCAGCTGGAAGAACCTCAGATCAGCGCTTCCTTGCAAAAAATTGTGGACGAGCTTCATTACTGCCCTACGATCATTTCCGACCGTCACTGTCAGATTGTAGGATGGAACCAGGCCGCATCCCATGTATTTCTTGAATTCGACCGGATTCCCGCAGAGCAGCGGAATATGATCCGTCTCCTCTTTACCCGTAAGGAGTTCCGCCGATTAGCCGTTAACTGGGAGCATTTTGTGATGGGCTTTCTCTCCATTTTCCGCTCCTATTACGGACAATATGTGGAGGATGCCTGGTATGAACAGTTTTTACGCGAAATGGAACAGGTTGATCATGAATTTCTGCCTTTATGGAAGCATTGTCAGGTGAGCAGCGCACCCGAGGTTGTCATCGAATTCCGGCATGCCAAAATGGGAAAGATGCTTTTCGATTTGACTTCGTTGCAGGTTCAGGGCAGTGCTGACCTCCGCTGCAGTATTTATACACCTGCGGCAGGCTCTTCAACAGAAGCCAAGCTCAAACAGCTGATGAGTAAAACAGCGGATTCCGTAAACTAA
- a CDS encoding MarR family winged helix-turn-helix transcriptional regulator: MADKTNNDDMSLELFIVLARAYNSVVAHSTRDIQSHGLNTTEFGVLDLLYHKGPQPLQKIGEKVLISSGNITYVADKLQKKNLLVRKASPDDRRVIFADLTNEGRAFFEQIFPHHQQVLVHAVEGLSMDEKKQAAELLKKLGLSAEESFKMGPID, encoded by the coding sequence ATGGCAGATAAAACGAACAATGACGACATGTCCCTGGAATTATTTATTGTACTCGCACGCGCCTATAATTCGGTAGTAGCCCACTCCACCCGCGATATTCAAAGTCATGGTCTGAATACCACCGAATTTGGCGTGCTGGATCTGCTGTATCATAAAGGCCCGCAGCCTTTGCAAAAGATAGGGGAGAAGGTGCTGATCTCCAGCGGAAACATTACCTATGTAGCCGATAAGCTCCAGAAAAAAAATCTGCTTGTCCGAAAAGCATCCCCGGATGACCGCCGTGTAATATTCGCGGATTTGACGAATGAAGGCCGGGCATTCTTCGAGCAGATTTTCCCGCATCATCAGCAGGTGCTTGTTCATGCCGTCGAAGGCCTTAGTATGGATGAGAAGAAGCAGGCCGCAGAGCTTCTGAAAAAGCTGGGACTCTCCGCCGAAGAAAGCTTCAAGATGGGCCCCATCGATTAG
- the rpiA gene encoding ribose-5-phosphate isomerase RpiA codes for MNLKQLAAEKAVEYVKDGMSIGLGTGSTAYWAIRKIGERVREGLKIQAVATSKASEKLAQEQGIPLIPFDRLKGLDLTIDGADELDRELHLIKGGGGALLREKIVAFHSKELIIIADESKFVDKLGTFPLPVEIVPFAKEWTMASLEEMGARPMLRTEDEHIFVTDNGNYIADCRFGAIENPKELHRALLALPGVVDNGLFIGLATRAVIGRSDGTVTVVESEG; via the coding sequence ATGAACCTGAAACAACTGGCCGCGGAAAAAGCAGTGGAATATGTCAAGGACGGCATGAGCATTGGACTTGGAACAGGATCAACGGCTTATTGGGCAATCCGGAAGATAGGTGAGCGTGTCCGTGAAGGACTGAAGATTCAGGCAGTGGCAACCTCCAAGGCTTCGGAAAAGCTCGCGCAGGAGCAGGGTATTCCTTTAATCCCGTTTGACAGGCTTAAGGGACTTGACCTAACTATTGATGGTGCTGATGAGCTGGACCGGGAGCTTCACTTAATAAAGGGCGGCGGCGGGGCGCTGCTGCGGGAGAAGATTGTCGCTTTTCATAGTAAGGAATTGATCATTATTGCGGATGAAAGCAAATTCGTGGACAAGCTCGGCACTTTTCCGCTGCCAGTCGAGATCGTTCCTTTTGCAAAAGAATGGACGATGGCCTCACTGGAGGAGATGGGAGCGAGGCCCATGCTGAGAACGGAGGATGAGCATATTTTTGTGACGGATAACGGCAATTATATTGCTGACTGCCGTTTTGGTGCTATTGAGAATCCGAAGGAGCTTCACCGTGCGCTGCTGGCACTGCCGGGCGTAGTAGACAACGGTCTTTTTATCGGACTTGCGACCCGCGCCGTCATTGGTCGAAGTGACGGGACCGTGACTGTGGTGGAGAGCGAAGGATAA
- a CDS encoding HAD family hydrolase has protein sequence MTIHVQQGEIDGVLFDFDGTLADTLPLSFHAFKEVFRKYTGRDYTNEELVSLFGPTEDGIISGVLKDEFLSAEACAAYYRLYDEHHEEMLKLSAEIRMMLEELAEYHIPMGIITGKSRRSLDISLDKLGMRHYFDVQFAGDELKRPKPDREGIDRAMEALGIHPQATLFIGDSNADMTAGRAAGTRIGGAHWFEEVQNVSLTPEPDYLFRSPAEVGWLVLKNRRG, from the coding sequence ATGACAATTCATGTACAGCAAGGCGAGATCGATGGTGTGCTGTTTGATTTTGACGGGACGCTTGCGGATACGCTGCCTCTATCTTTTCACGCATTTAAGGAAGTATTCCGGAAGTATACAGGAAGAGATTATACCAATGAGGAGCTGGTAAGTCTCTTTGGTCCGACTGAAGATGGCATCATATCAGGCGTGTTAAAGGATGAATTTCTATCGGCTGAAGCCTGTGCTGCGTATTACCGTCTGTATGATGAGCACCATGAGGAAATGCTGAAGCTGTCCGCGGAAATCCGAATGATGCTGGAGGAGCTGGCGGAATATCATATTCCAATGGGGATCATTACAGGAAAAAGCCGCCGCAGTTTGGATATTTCACTCGATAAGCTCGGAATGAGGCATTATTTTGATGTTCAATTCGCGGGAGATGAGCTGAAGCGCCCGAAGCCGGACCGTGAAGGCATTGACCGGGCGATGGAAGCTCTCGGTATCCATCCGCAAGCAACCCTGTTCATTGGCGACAGTAATGCGGATATGACTGCTGGCCGGGCTGCGGGTACACGGATCGGTGGCGCTCATTGGTTTGAAGAGGTACAGAATGTATCCCTTACACCGGAGCCAGACTATCTCTTTCGCTCTCCAGCAGAAGTTGGATGGCTGGTATTGAAGAATAGAAGGGGTTAG
- a CDS encoding GNAT family N-acetyltransferase, whose product MIFRQMQVTESGLLRQIDRSETIGKIYKMNDGELEAVAAGHECPTWDEAHSVELIERFEKEIAGGGFAYGAFDGETLAGFGVLGHRFRGTNLDQLQVDLMYVSRSYRRQGIGTRIMMELGKEAKERGASYLYISSTETESAVNFYMSSGGEITSQVDEELFQLEPEDIHMLKKL is encoded by the coding sequence ATGATCTTTAGACAGATGCAAGTCACCGAGTCCGGACTGCTCCGGCAAATCGACAGGTCGGAAACGATCGGTAAAATTTATAAAATGAATGACGGAGAACTTGAGGCAGTAGCGGCCGGACATGAATGCCCGACTTGGGATGAGGCACACTCGGTAGAATTAATTGAGCGTTTTGAAAAGGAGATTGCAGGCGGAGGCTTTGCCTACGGAGCTTTTGACGGTGAAACGCTTGCGGGCTTTGGAGTGCTTGGACACCGTTTCCGCGGTACCAATCTGGACCAGCTTCAAGTGGATCTGATGTATGTAAGCCGTTCATACCGAAGACAAGGTATTGGAACACGTATTATGATGGAACTTGGCAAGGAAGCGAAGGAACGCGGCGCATCCTATTTGTACATATCATCCACAGAGACGGAGTCGGCGGTTAACTTCTACATGTCCAGCGGCGGTGAAATTACCAGTCAGGTCGATGAAGAGCTGTTCCAGCTGGAACCCGAAGATATTCATATGTTGAAAAAGCTGTAA
- a CDS encoding DMT family transporter: protein MNKLKYSLLILIGACSYGVLSSIMKVGMNEGFTVSQMLGGQYVFGWLLLLLLMLLFSRKKLAPKQWLSLLAVGITMSGTSVFYGKAVERLPASIAVVLLFQFTWIGVLMEAAADRRIPSRSKIISIVILIMGTLLAGGVIGESTGPLDMKGVVYGLLAAFTFALYMFVSGRVGTTVPVFNKSFFMTTGSGVIVLSVFSPAFLWDGALGAGLWKYAVILGILGILIPVLFFAIGMPKVGSGTGAILGAAELPAAVVASVLLVHEHVSSLQWFGIVLIFIGIAVPQIRFSRRKRVPGIEPQETPAHL, encoded by the coding sequence TTGAACAAACTGAAATACTCGCTACTGATATTGATTGGAGCATGCAGTTATGGCGTGCTGTCCTCTATTATGAAGGTCGGCATGAATGAAGGCTTTACGGTCAGCCAGATGCTCGGCGGCCAATATGTTTTTGGCTGGCTGCTTCTGCTTCTGCTCATGCTTCTTTTTTCCCGGAAAAAGTTGGCTCCCAAGCAGTGGTTATCGCTGCTGGCAGTTGGAATCACCATGAGCGGAACGTCTGTCTTTTACGGTAAGGCTGTTGAGCGTTTGCCTGCATCGATTGCTGTTGTCCTGTTGTTTCAATTCACCTGGATTGGTGTTCTCATGGAAGCAGCAGCGGACCGCCGTATTCCAAGCCGAAGCAAAATTATATCCATTGTTATTCTGATTATGGGAACCTTGCTTGCAGGAGGCGTCATTGGTGAAAGCACCGGACCGCTGGATATGAAAGGTGTGGTGTACGGTCTTCTGGCCGCTTTTACGTTCGCGCTTTATATGTTTGTTAGTGGGCGTGTGGGAACGACGGTCCCTGTGTTTAATAAAAGCTTCTTTATGACGACGGGCTCAGGGGTCATTGTTTTATCCGTATTTTCTCCCGCCTTCTTGTGGGATGGCGCACTTGGAGCGGGACTATGGAAATATGCAGTCATCTTGGGCATCCTAGGGATTCTGATTCCTGTTCTGTTCTTCGCGATCGGAATGCCGAAGGTAGGGTCCGGGACGGGAGCCATTCTGGGAGCCGCCGAGCTGCCGGCTGCGGTTGTGGCATCGGTGCTTCTGGTCCATGAGCATGTAAGCAGCTTGCAATGGTTTGGGATTGTGCTTATTTTTATCGGCATTGCCGTTCCGCAAATCCGTTTTTCACGAAGAAAAAGGGTACCCGGTATCGAGCCTCAAGAAACACCCGCGCATCTTTAG
- the nrdG gene encoding anaerobic ribonucleoside-triphosphate reductase activating protein encodes MDIVHDSVVDGEGLRSVIFCAGCSHHCAGCHNPESWSMRSGKLRSIGDIVREAGSNPLTDITLSGGDPFLQAEGMSQVAIELKRQGKHIWAYTGYTLEELQSSLDGNKRKLLACCDVLVDGRFELQQRDLSLPFRGSSNQLIWENKYGAWKKHDLCCSA; translated from the coding sequence ATGGATATCGTCCATGATAGCGTGGTGGATGGGGAGGGTTTGCGTTCAGTTATTTTTTGCGCGGGCTGTTCGCATCACTGTGCAGGATGCCATAATCCGGAGTCCTGGAGTATGCGCAGCGGCAAACTCCGCAGCATCGGGGATATTGTACGTGAAGCCGGAAGCAACCCGCTCACAGATATCACACTATCCGGCGGAGATCCTTTCCTTCAGGCAGAAGGGATGAGTCAGGTCGCTATTGAGCTGAAGCGGCAGGGAAAACATATCTGGGCCTATACGGGGTATACCCTTGAAGAACTTCAGAGCAGCCTTGACGGTAATAAAAGGAAGCTGCTGGCCTGCTGCGATGTGCTCGTGGATGGAAGATTCGAGCTGCAGCAGCGGGATCTGTCCCTTCCTTTCCGCGGCAGCAGCAACCAACTCATTTGGGAAAACAAGTATGGCGCATGGAAGAAGCACGACTTATGCTGCTCTGCTTGA